A single region of the Melioribacteraceae bacterium 4301-Me genome encodes:
- a CDS encoding transglutaminase domain-containing protein, which translates to MQNNSNSAFRLNGIESNIANYNLTRDWEFSIVFANYLASNLNGSLYSISLSKKFEPHYFYLRYTPGYQKQFVFSSGIVLKLNNNVDVESQLKTNLTYQELFGFGYSYNISNKFTAGFSLQYFTQQFTEEQPDAHFSDTLNYLTTSTLITNDNFFNINVGFSYKLSEHLRLGIFSENLMTLDEQKEKSVFSLRKDKGAAFLIGYSPSNYISFSSIVESSSSFQFGINSSAKLFDGIISLGINFLHDKYQEPFITAFQPIINFSLEPFSVTIGATKYFKDRSNSQSLSKFLAEGINSVINNRYSNDKIYTAVNFALSFVPQKLVKIIDVDVLSEVYPTLSEEYLTNPIAKGRVINVTDKFVTVRPACSVEGVTDGKIYSPAVNIPPHDTAEVPFFIIFNNNAESIAKREIAQINFYVTTVNRDPDDVLQKPILINDINSWDGIVSHLRYFVRKNLSFAEKYAKEILSQNQSFLTKVKPEVEIFQKVKVLYNNFIKGMIYVADPRASAEKVQFLEETLKLKGGDCDDFSSAFSSILESIGIQTAFVDFKAEDGVSHVNIIFDTELPPEKAFLITNNDKKYFIRKNAEGKDEVWIPLETTVLTSFEDAWSAGVEKFNKEALDNYGLAKGKVEIHEVY; encoded by the coding sequence GTGCAAAATAATTCAAATTCGGCGTTTAGATTGAATGGAATTGAATCAAATATTGCAAATTATAATTTAACGAGAGATTGGGAATTTTCAATTGTGTTTGCCAATTATTTAGCATCTAATTTAAATGGAAGTTTATATTCCATCTCGTTATCCAAAAAATTCGAACCCCATTATTTTTACTTGCGGTATACACCTGGCTATCAAAAACAATTTGTATTTTCTTCCGGAATAGTTCTCAAGCTCAATAACAATGTAGATGTTGAATCACAACTTAAAACCAATTTAACTTATCAAGAATTGTTTGGATTCGGTTATTCCTACAACATTTCTAACAAATTCACCGCAGGTTTTTCACTGCAATATTTCACTCAACAATTTACTGAAGAACAGCCTGATGCACATTTTTCAGATACTCTTAATTATTTAACTACTAGTACTCTTATAACAAATGATAATTTTTTTAATATCAATGTGGGCTTTTCCTATAAATTGTCCGAGCATTTAAGGCTTGGAATTTTTTCAGAAAATCTTATGACTTTAGATGAACAAAAGGAAAAATCTGTTTTTTCACTTAGAAAAGATAAAGGTGCTGCTTTCTTAATAGGATATAGCCCCAGCAACTACATCTCTTTTAGTTCAATAGTTGAATCAAGTTCATCCTTCCAATTTGGGATTAACAGTTCTGCCAAGTTATTTGATGGCATAATTTCACTTGGAATAAATTTTCTTCATGATAAATACCAGGAACCATTTATTACAGCGTTTCAGCCAATAATTAATTTTTCATTAGAACCGTTCAGTGTTACAATTGGTGCTACAAAGTATTTTAAAGACAGGTCCAACAGTCAATCACTATCAAAATTTTTAGCCGAAGGTATTAATAGTGTGATTAATAATCGATATTCAAATGATAAGATTTACACCGCTGTTAATTTTGCTTTATCGTTCGTTCCTCAAAAGTTAGTTAAAATTATTGATGTAGATGTTTTGAGTGAGGTTTATCCAACGCTATCTGAAGAGTATTTAACCAACCCAATAGCTAAAGGGAGGGTGATAAATGTTACCGATAAATTTGTAACTGTCAGACCAGCTTGTTCAGTAGAAGGGGTAACTGATGGAAAAATTTACTCGCCTGCAGTTAATATTCCTCCGCACGATACTGCTGAGGTCCCGTTTTTTATTATTTTTAATAATAATGCTGAAAGCATTGCTAAAAGAGAAATAGCTCAAATTAATTTTTATGTAACAACTGTTAACCGTGACCCTGATGATGTTTTACAGAAACCGATATTAATTAATGATATTAACAGTTGGGATGGCATTGTTTCGCATCTTAGGTATTTTGTAAGAAAAAACTTGTCATTTGCAGAAAAATATGCCAAGGAAATACTTTCTCAGAATCAATCATTTTTAACAAAAGTTAAACCCGAAGTGGAAATTTTTCAAAAAGTAAAAGTTCTTTATAATAATTTTATTAAGGGGATGATTTACGTAGCCGACCCGCGCGCTTCTGCAGAAAAAGTTCAGTTTCTGGAAGAAACACTAAAATTAAAAGGCGGCGATTGTGATGACTTTAGTTCTGCTTTCAGCAGTATTTTAGAAAGTATAGGAATACAAACTGCTTTTGTAGATTTTAAAGCTGAGGATGGTGTAAGTCACGTTAATATTATCTTTGATACTGAACTTCCACCTGAAAAAGCTTTTCTAATAACAAATAATGATAAGAAATATTTCATTAGAAAAAATGCAGAAGGTAAAGATGAAGTGTGGATTCCATTAGAGACTACCGTTTTAACTAGCTTCGAAGACGCTTGGTCAGCAGGTGTAGAAAAATTCAATAAAGAAGCTTTAGATAATTATGGTCTTGCTAAAGGTAAAGTTGAAATTCATGAGGTTTATTAA
- a CDS encoding archease, which yields MPYKFLDHTADVAFEVESETLEGLFVDSAFALKEVACELSNIGSKSETKIINCNEITLELLLVEFLNQLNFLIFFKKWIFTTIQKLSINKADGEINLSCELIGNKIDAEACNFKVEIKAITFHQMKIEKRKGKYSTKVVLDI from the coding sequence ATGCCGTATAAATTTCTTGATCACACAGCGGATGTTGCCTTCGAAGTTGAGTCTGAAACTTTAGAAGGCTTATTTGTAGATTCTGCTTTTGCTTTGAAAGAGGTAGCATGTGAACTAAGCAATATCGGAAGCAAATCTGAAACAAAAATCATTAATTGCAATGAAATAACTCTTGAACTATTATTGGTTGAGTTTCTCAATCAGTTAAATTTTCTTATATTTTTTAAAAAATGGATTTTTACAACCATCCAAAAATTGAGCATAAACAAAGCAGATGGTGAAATTAATCTCTCATGTGAGCTTATAGGGAACAAAATTGATGCTGAAGCTTGTAATTTTAAAGTAGAAATAAAGGCAATTACTTTCCATCAGATGAAAATTGAAAAAAGAAAAGGTAAATATTCTACAAAAGTTGTTTTAGATATTTAA
- a CDS encoding RtcB family protein: MKVRDIELIKISDNLWEIPKFGGMLVPGRIYSSQKMIETTLQNDEAINQVINVACLPGIQKYSLAMPDIHWGYGFPIGGVAATDIDNGVISPGGVGYDINCGVRLAKTNLIYNEVKNKIQKLVENLFKNIPTGVGASGAIKKLSKEELKKILRKGSNWAIENGFGKDEDVLLTEENGCLKDADPSNVSEKAIERGLDQAGTLGSGNHFLEVDIVEEIFDREKASIFGLFKDQIVIQIHTGSRGLGYQICDDYLKTLVSLEKKYAFNLPDKQLACAPIKSVEGQDYLSAMRCAANFAWNNRQIIMHLAKKSFEDTFNISENELGFSLIYDVCHNIAKVEEHEIDGKMKKVCVHRKGATRAFPPKNKFIPEKYKTSGQPVLIPGDMGRYSFVCAGTEKAMQETFGSSCHGAGRLQSRHKAMKEAKGKDLLSELNKQGIVIQAKGFRTIAEEMPQAYKDVSEVVDVMHNAGISTKVAKLKPIGVIKG, from the coding sequence ATGAAAGTTAGAGATATTGAATTAATAAAAATAAGCGACAATCTTTGGGAAATTCCAAAGTTTGGTGGAATGCTTGTCCCTGGTAGAATTTATTCTTCTCAAAAAATGATAGAAACAACTCTCCAAAACGATGAAGCCATTAACCAAGTAATTAACGTTGCATGTTTGCCAGGGATTCAAAAATACAGTCTTGCTATGCCAGATATACATTGGGGATATGGTTTTCCGATAGGTGGCGTAGCTGCAACAGATATTGATAACGGAGTAATTTCTCCTGGCGGTGTAGGCTACGACATAAACTGCGGAGTTCGTCTTGCAAAAACAAATTTAATTTATAATGAGGTAAAAAATAAAATTCAAAAACTTGTTGAAAATCTTTTTAAAAATATCCCTACTGGAGTTGGCGCAAGCGGGGCAATAAAAAAACTCTCAAAAGAAGAATTAAAAAAAATTCTTCGTAAGGGCTCTAACTGGGCAATTGAAAATGGTTTCGGAAAAGATGAAGATGTTTTGCTTACAGAAGAAAATGGATGTTTAAAAGATGCTGACCCTTCAAATGTAAGTGAAAAAGCTATAGAACGTGGATTAGATCAAGCTGGAACTCTTGGCTCCGGCAATCATTTTCTCGAAGTAGATATTGTAGAAGAAATTTTTGATAGAGAAAAAGCCAGCATATTTGGTTTGTTCAAAGACCAAATTGTAATTCAAATTCATACTGGCTCTCGCGGTTTAGGCTATCAAATTTGTGACGACTATTTAAAAACTCTCGTCTCATTAGAAAAAAAATACGCATTTAACTTACCAGATAAACAATTAGCATGTGCACCTATAAAATCTGTAGAAGGGCAAGATTATTTAAGTGCAATGAGATGTGCAGCAAACTTTGCGTGGAATAATCGACAGATAATAATGCATCTTGCAAAAAAAAGTTTTGAAGATACATTTAACATTTCTGAAAACGAGTTGGGTTTTAGTCTTATTTACGATGTATGTCATAATATCGCCAAAGTAGAAGAACACGAAATTGATGGTAAAATGAAAAAAGTTTGTGTTCACCGTAAAGGTGCTACCCGTGCCTTCCCTCCTAAAAACAAGTTTATTCCTGAAAAATATAAAACATCAGGCCAACCAGTCTTAATTCCAGGTGATATGGGAAGATATTCGTTTGTTTGTGCTGGCACAGAAAAAGCCATGCAAGAAACATTTGGCAGTTCATGTCATGGTGCCGGAAGATTGCAAAGTCGCCACAAAGCAATGAAAGAAGCAAAAGGAAAAGATTTATTGAGCGAACTAAATAAGCAAGGGATTGTAATCCAAGCTAAAGGATTTAGAACTATTGCAGAAGAAATGCCACAAGCTTATAAAGATGTTTCTGAAGTTGTTGATGTAATGCATAATGCAGGAATAAGTACTAAAGTTGCAAAGTTAAAGCCCATCGGTGTAATTAAAGGATAA